The following is a genomic window from Vitis vinifera cultivar Pinot Noir 40024 chromosome 6, ASM3070453v1.
CGAGCACACCATTCTTAAGCTCAATAAAACTCTTGATTCCAACACTAGGTGCACCCAAGCTGATGCTCAAACATGGCTTAGCACTGCTCTTACCAACCTCCAAACATGCCAAGACGGGTTCATCGACCTTGGTGTATCAGACTATGTTTTGCCCTTAATGTCCAACAATGTTTCCAAGTTGATTAGCAACACTCTATCCATCAACAAAGTTCCATATGCTGAGCCTAGTTACAAAGGCGGTTACCCAACTTGGGTGAAGCCTGGTGACCGAAAGCTTTTGCAGTCTTCTTCTCTGGCTTCACAGGCGAATATTGTGGTGTCCAAAGATGGCTCAGGGGATTACACAACAATAGGAGCAGCAATCACTGCAGCTTCCAAGCGATCAGGAAGTGGAAGGTATGTGATATATGTGAAGGCAGGGACATATAGTGAGAATGTTCAGATTGGAAGCGGTTTGAAGAATATAATGTTGTTGGGTGATGGGATTGGAAAGACCATAGTCACTGGAAGTAAGAGTGTGGGGGGAGGCTCTACTACATTCAATTCCGCTACAGTTGGTAAGTGTCTATCCTCTAAGCTATTGCATTGATGTTATTCCTTTTCCTACATACAATTGAGAATTTGAGAGATTGATTTGAATTGTATCTTCATATTAAGGGCCAATATGAGCATTAAGTTAATTGCTAAGACATATGATTGTGCTTTTTAATTTCAGCTGTGGTTGGCGACGGCTTCATAGCTCGTGGCATGACATTCCGTAACACTGCTGGAGCATCCAACCACCAGGCAGTGGCTCTACGATCCGGGTCGGACCTCTCAGTTTATTACCAATGTAGCTTTGAAGGGTACCAAGACACTCTCTACACCTACTCTGAGCGACAATTCTATAGAGAATGCGATATATATGGTACTGTGGATTTCATTTTCGGAAATGCTGCAGTTGTGTTTCAAAATTGCAATATTTACG
Proteins encoded in this region:
- the LOC100242757 gene encoding pectinesterase 2, encoding MAFVALVLLSLLTPLVSVYSSDDVKPWCSQTPHPQPCEYFLSQKTDHSLIKQKSDFLNISMQLALERAMIAHGDTFSLGSKCRNEREKAAWNDCLELYEHTILKLNKTLDSNTRCTQADAQTWLSTALTNLQTCQDGFIDLGVSDYVLPLMSNNVSKLISNTLSINKVPYAEPSYKGGYPTWVKPGDRKLLQSSSLASQANIVVSKDGSGDYTTIGAAITAASKRSGSGRYVIYVKAGTYSENVQIGSGLKNIMLLGDGIGKTIVTGSKSVGGGSTTFNSATVAVVGDGFIARGMTFRNTAGASNHQAVALRSGSDLSVYYQCSFEGYQDTLYTYSERQFYRECDIYGTVDFIFGNAAVVFQNCNIYVRNPPNKINTVTAQGRTDPNQNTGISIHDCKVTAASDLKAVQSSVKTYLGRPWKEYSRTVFLKTYLDSLINSAGWMEWSGDFALKTLYYGEYMNTGPGSSTSGRVDWAGYHVITSSTEAAKFTVGNFISGNSWLPSTNVPFTSGL